From one Lolium rigidum isolate FL_2022 chromosome 4, APGP_CSIRO_Lrig_0.1, whole genome shotgun sequence genomic stretch:
- the LOC124707400 gene encoding phosphoglycerate kinase, chloroplastic, producing MAKKSVGDLGAAELEGKRVLVRADLNVPLDDSQNITDDTRIRAAIPTIKYLLEKGAKVILSSHLGRPKGVTPKFSLAPLVPRLSELLGITVTKADDVIGPEVEKLVAALPNGAVLLLENVRFYKEEEKNEPEFAKKLAALADLYVNDAFGTAHRAHASTEGVTKFLKPSVAGFLLQKELDYLDGAVSNPKRPFAAIVGGSKVSSKIGVIESLLEKCDILLLGGGMIFTFYKAQGLSVGSSLVEEDKLELATTLLAKAKAKGVSLLLPSDVVIADKFAPDANSQTVAASAIPDGWMGLDIGPDSVKTFNDALDTTQTIIWNGPMGVFEFDKFAVGTEAVAKKLAELSKKGVTTIIGGGDSVAAVEKVGVADVMSHISTGGGASLELLEGKQLPGVVALDEAVTVTV from the exons ATGGCCAAGAAGAGCGTCGGCGACCTCGGCGCCGCCGAGCTCGAGGGGAAGCGCGTGCTCGTCCGGGCCGACCTCAACGTGCCGCTCGACGACAGCCAGAACATCACCGACGACACCCGTATCCGCGCCGCCATCCCCACCATCAAGTACCTCCTCGAGAAGGGCGCCAAGGTCATCCTCTCCAGCCACTTG GGTCGCCCTAAGGGTGTTACTCCTAAGTTTAGCTTGGCTCCCCTTGTGCCAAGATTGTCCGAGCTTCTTGGCATTACG GTGACAAAAGCAGATGATGTTATTGGCCCGGAGGTTGAGAAATTGGTGGCTGCCCTGCCAAACGGTGCTGTTTTGCTCCTCGAGAACGTAAGGTTCtacaaggaagaggagaagaatgAGCCCGAGTTTGCAAAGAAGCTCGCTGCACTAGCTGATCTTTACGTGAACGATGCATTCGGAACAGCCCACAGAGCACATGCATCCACTGAGGGAGTTACCAAGTTCTTGAAGCCTTCTGTTGCAGGATTCCTTTTGCAGAAG GAACTTGACTACCTTGATGGAGCTGTTTCAAACCCTAAGCGCCCATTTGCTGCCATCGTGGGTGGTTCCAAGGTGTCATCCAAGATTGGGGTTATCGAATCCCTGTTGGAGAAGTGTGATATCCTTCTTTTGGGTGGTGGTATGATCTTCACGTTTTACAAGGCACAAGGACTCTCTGTGGGTTCTTCCTTGGTTGAGGAAGATAAACTTGAGCTGGCAACAACTCTCCTGGCAAAGGCAAAAGCAAAGGGTGTCTCCCTTTTGTTGCCATCTGATGTTGTCATTGCTGATAAGTTTGCTCCTGATGCTAACAGCCAG ACTGTTGCAGCATCTGCAATTCCTGATGGTTGGATGGGGCTGGACATTGGCCCAGATTCAGTCAAAACATTCAATGATGCCCTGGACACAACACAGACAATCATTTGGAATGGACCAATGGGTGTCTTTGAATTTGACAAGTTTGCAGTTGGAACTGAG GCTGTTGCAAAGAAGTTGGCGGAGCTTAGCAAAAAGGGTGTCACAACTattattggaggtggagactccgtTGCGGCTGTTGAGAAGGTGGGAGTGGCTGATGTTATGAGCCACATCTCAACGGGAGGTggtgctagcttggagttgttggAAGGAAAGCAACTCCCTGGAGTCGTCGCATTGGACGAAGCTGTCACAGTCACCGTATGA
- the LOC124648497 gene encoding uncharacterized protein LOC124648497, translated as MRKAKRGGDHLTRSSRKNRRDSKNESLVSGRFLGDSDQGVRPGLSDRTIACLSKSVASITLYNGDTVLFSCSGIAIERRGCHLTRFLTSASLVRALNATNEDHDDLKIDVRHEGNEVYMGTMSHYDLDRNFAVVNVHGFLDVQVGSFLDAMHVLPHGEILVVIGRGVSGEIVAKNVEFDGDSRVSEDDEDLDGRISEAWEGGPLVSVDGKVVGMNLFLTTTRAVFLPWGTILKHLEHYWTSLQKKTGFACSKTWKVYWFGERPAGEKSNSHTQVHGDFLNQEQLDLDSMGYPKLPSSMVGAGMILVNTFEETFGDIYGEGVWRKFSKKASNINRNVVALASFSGEKRLFACTGFFIEWNGSTIILTSASLVRNSGDENKIVENLRIEVLLNGQCREGKLQNCSLHYNVALVSVKDYRAVRPLNTLLHWHKAIKVAAIGRCFKSGALMATIGDEVSWTGTLDCDYLSTSTCKITKAGIGGPLVSLDGDVIGMNFYDKKIGTPFMYLEDIYNVLASFETKSKPGEVGNDSDPSGEAPFWKMDDDDKTKLNSWPVPMPRWCNPDSADEDKSDDDDELGFDPKTGRARPSYGYFKGKKVMMF; from the coding sequence ATGCGGAAAGCTAAGAGGGGTGGTGATCATCTCACTAGAAGCTCTCGTAAGAACAGAAGAGATTCCAAGAATGAATCATTGGTCTCAGGTCGCTTCCTTGGGGACTCTGATCAAGGTGTTCGGCCTGGCCTCAGCGATAGGACAATAGCATGTTTGTCTAAAAGTGTCGCCTCTATTACTTTGTACAATGGAGACACAGTCTTATTTTCATGCTCGGGCATAGCTATTGAACGCCGGGGCTGTCACCTTACAAGGTTTCTGACTTCTGCAAGTTTGGTTAGAGCTCTCAATGCTACAAATGAAGACCATGATGACTTGAAGATTGACGTGCGCCATGAAGGCAATGAAGTGTATATGGGGACGATGTCTCATTATGATTTAGATCGCAACTTTGCTGTTGTCAATGTCCATGGGTTCCTTGATGTTCAGGTTGGATCTTTCCTAGATGCAATGCATGTTCTGCCCCATGGTGAGATATTAGTAGTTATAGGGCGTGGCGTCTCTGGTGAAATAGTAGCCAAGAATGTTGAATTTGATGGTGATTCAAGGGTATCTGAGGAtgatgaagatcttgatggtAGAATCTCAGAGGCTTGGGAAGGTGGGCCACTTGTTTCTGTTGATGGGAAGGTTGTTGGCATGAACCTTTTTCTGACTACTACAAGAGCCGTTTTCCTACCATGGGGCACGATTCTCAAGCATCTGGAGCATTACTGGACATCCCTACAAAAGAAGACTGGTTTTGCATGCTCAAAAACTTGGAAGGTTTACTggtttggagaaagacccgctggTGAGAAATCTAACAGCCATACACAAGTACATGGAGATTTTCTGAACCAGGAGCAGTTAGATCTAGACTCCATGGGTTACCCGAAGTTACCATCCTCCATGGTTGGAGCTGGCATGATTTTGGTCAATACTTTTGAAGAGACTTTTGGCGACATATATGGTGAAGGTGTCTGGCGAAAATTTAGTAAAAAAGCTTCTAACATAAATCGCAATGTTgtcgcactggcttcattcagtgGTGAAAAAAGGCTTTTTGCTTGCACGGGTTTTTTTATTGAATGGAATGGATCTACGATAATTTTGACATCAGCAAGCTTGGTTAGAAATTCAGGTGATGAGAACAAGATTGTTGAAAACTTGAGGATTGAAGTGTTGCTTAATGGCCAATGCAGAGAAGGGAAGTTACAGAATTGTAGTCTCCATTACAACGTTGCTCTAGTCAGTGTCAAGGATTACCGTGCTGTTCGTCCATTAAATACTTTGCTTCATTGGCACAAGGCTATCAAAGTAGCAGCTATAGGGCGTTGCTTCAAATCGGGAGCGTTAATGGCTACTATTGGGGATGAGGTTTCCTGGACAGGCACACTTGATTGCGATTACCTCTCAACTTCCACATGCAAAATCACTAAGGCTGGTATTGGAGGCCCTCTTGTTAGTCTTGATGGGGATGTTATTGGCATGAACTTCTATGATAAGAAAATAGGAACCCCTTTCATGTATTTGGAGGACATTTACAACGTTCTAGCATCGTTTGAGACAAAAAGTAAACCTGGTGAAGTTGGCAATGACAGTGATCCCTCTGGAGAAGCGCCTTTCTGGAAAATGGACGATGATGACAAAACTAAGTTAAACAGTTGGCCTGTGCCCATGCCTCGCTGGTGCAATCCTGACTCTGCGGACGAGGATaaatctgatgatgatgatgagttgGGCTTTGATCCCAAAACTGGCCGCGCGCGGCCGAGTTACGGTTACTTTAAGGGAAAGAAAGTCATGATGTTCTAG